In Actinoplanes sp. NBC_00393, a single genomic region encodes these proteins:
- the ligD gene encoding non-homologous end-joining DNA ligase has translation MSDALPEITPMLAAAGPLPPGSGWAYEYKYDGIRAVTYVQDGRVRAMTRNGNDVTSHYPELQELAGLLPGRQAVLDGEIVALEPGDRPSFARLANRIHVAVPTAALLQTIPVRYYVFDVLHLDDRSLLDEPYEKRRKQLTALGLDSGSVRTPPDIVGTDGAAALRAAETAGLEGVVAKRLGSPYRPGKRSADWTKVPLIRTQEVLIIGWKPGEGRRRGLLGSLLLATYDQTGRLGFAGHVGTGFTDSALRLLADQLGPLARSTPPVPDVPRQFTRHARWVEPTMVGEVAFRNWTPDGRLRHPSWRGLRTDRRPAEAQRPNAEVVGAMATPDGQWRVEVVSRSGVELFRLMNGDNVVEALDLEALEKLLASRGVTMGMLDPVDPAA, from the coding sequence GTGAGCGACGCACTGCCCGAGATCACGCCGATGCTGGCCGCCGCCGGCCCGCTGCCGCCCGGCAGCGGCTGGGCGTACGAGTACAAGTACGACGGTATCCGCGCAGTGACCTACGTGCAGGACGGCCGGGTCCGGGCGATGACCCGCAACGGCAACGACGTGACCAGCCACTACCCGGAGCTGCAGGAGCTCGCCGGCCTGTTGCCCGGCCGGCAGGCCGTCCTGGACGGCGAGATCGTCGCGCTGGAGCCCGGTGACCGGCCGTCGTTCGCCCGGCTCGCCAACCGCATCCACGTCGCCGTGCCGACCGCCGCCCTGCTGCAGACCATCCCGGTCCGCTACTACGTGTTCGACGTGCTCCACCTGGACGACCGGTCACTGCTCGACGAGCCGTACGAGAAGCGCCGCAAACAGCTGACCGCTCTGGGCCTCGACTCCGGCAGTGTCCGCACCCCGCCGGACATCGTCGGCACCGATGGCGCGGCGGCCCTGCGCGCGGCGGAGACCGCCGGGCTCGAGGGCGTGGTGGCGAAACGGCTCGGCTCGCCGTACCGGCCGGGGAAGCGATCGGCGGACTGGACGAAGGTGCCGCTCATCCGTACCCAAGAGGTGTTGATCATCGGTTGGAAGCCCGGCGAAGGCCGGCGCCGCGGCCTGCTCGGCTCGCTGCTGCTCGCCACCTATGACCAGACCGGCCGGCTGGGCTTCGCCGGGCATGTCGGCACCGGCTTCACCGACTCGGCGCTGCGGCTGCTCGCCGACCAGCTCGGCCCGCTGGCCCGCAGCACTCCCCCGGTGCCGGACGTGCCGCGGCAGTTCACCCGGCACGCCCGCTGGGTCGAACCGACGATGGTCGGCGAGGTCGCCTTCCGCAACTGGACTCCGGACGGACGCCTGCGGCACCCGTCCTGGCGTGGGTTGCGCACGGACCGCCGGCCCGCCGAGGCCCAGCGACCGAACGCCGAGGTCGTGGGCGCGATGGCGACGCCGGACGGGCAGTGGCGGGTCGAGGTGGTCTCCCGCAGCGGCGTCGAGCTGTTCCGGCTGATGAACGGCGACAACGTGGTGGAGGCGCTGGATCTCGAAGCGCTGGAGAAGCTGCTGGCCAGCCGGGGCGTCACGATGGGAATGCTGGACCCGGTCGATCCGGCGGCCTGA